The following proteins come from a genomic window of Macrobrachium rosenbergii isolate ZJJX-2024 chromosome 37, ASM4041242v1, whole genome shotgun sequence:
- the LOC136825476 gene encoding uncharacterized protein, which yields MRPLKLQGNTDAHSAVGLRASMAFSPGGDVVYIAERDIPVEEVTEWLQEGKDLPDIIVMGFGAWIYSRAHNKLLSSLMAPDRMITRWRKMKDLVTRLAKRTTVLLVPQTRFRPHVVKSLVPYNDSAEARKKWWHELLYKESFLDHSNDWIDKVMSHFARGTGAVLWDSTLPMNLANVRECGLLKQAQQEDHPAYSDVMHCDDGHHPAPLTLQDEVTMLLNLLCNRDLNADDEHCCS from the exons ATGCGACCTCTCAAGCTCCAAGGCAACACCGATGCCCACTCGGCTGTGGGTCTGAGGGCGAGCATGGCCTTCTCCCCCGGGGGAGATGTTGTCTACATCGCCGAAAGAGACATACCTGTGGAAGAGGTGACCGAGTGGCTGCAAGAAGGGAAGGATCTACCTGATATCATAGTAATGG GGTTCGGCGCTTGGATCTACTCTAGAGCCCATAACAAGCTGCTCTCTTCTCTGATGGCGCCTGACCGGATGATCACACGCTGGCGGAAGATGAAGGATCTCGTCACTCGACTCGCGAAGAGGACGACCGTCCTCCTCGTCCCTCAGACGAGGTTCAG GCCGCACGTTGTGAAGTCTTTGGTTCCTTATAATGACTCAGCCGAAGCCAGGAAGAAATGGTGGCACGAACTGCTTTACAAGGAAAGTTTCCTGGATCACTCCAACGATTGGATCGACAAAGTGATG AGCCACTTCGCCCGGGGAACGGGAGCTGTACTTTGGGATTCGACCCTACCCATGAACTTGGCAAACGTCAGGGAATGCGGCCTCCTGAAGCAGGCGCAGCAGGAGGACCACCCTGCGTACAGCGACGTCATGCACTGCGACGACGGCCACCATCCGGCGCCCCTCACTCTGCAAGACGAAGTCACGATGCTCCTGAATCTGCTGTGCAACAGGGACCTAAATGCGGATGACGAGCACTGCTGTTCTTGA